The following DNA comes from Desulfovibrio inopinatus DSM 10711.
ATCGGGCTATCTATCATGACGGATGGTTGGCCAGCACCAAGGTCATGCGGCCGCCATGGGATATCGCCGCTCCGGCAAAAGATCCCATGAGCTTCCCTTGGGAACTCTACGACCTCTCGAAAGACTGGACCCAATTCAAGGACGTGGCCGCGGAACATCCGGAAAAAGTCAAGCAGATGCAGGCGCTCTTCATGGAGGAAGCCCACAAGTATCAGGTTCTTCCCCTCGACACGTCGATTACACCCCGTCTCATCGCACCACGTCCAAGCCTGACCGCTGGTCGTAATGTCTTCACCTGGACCCGGCCGCTTACCGGAACGCCAAACGGTGATGCTCCATCATTGTTAAACGCCTCCTACACCTTCAAAGCTGAAGTCGAAATTCCCAACGACGGCGGCGAAGGTATGCTTATCACTCAAGGAGGTCGTTTCGGCGGCTACGGCTTCTATGTGCTCAAAGGGAAGCCCGTGTTTCTGTGGAACCTCGTCGACCTCAAACGCGTGCGTTGGGAAGGGCCGCAGCTTGCCCCCGGTAAGCACGTGCTGGAATTCGATTTCAAATACGATGGAATGGGCGCAGGAACGTTGGCCTTCAACAACTTCTCAGGCGTTGGCCGTGGAGGTACGGGCGTTCTCAAGGTCGATGGGAAGGCTGTGGATACGCAAACGATGGAACACTCTCTGCCATTTATCCTGCAATGGGATGAATCGCTCGATATTGGTTCGGATACACTGACCGGCGTCAATGACGCAGATTATCAGGGACTGTTTCCCTTTACCGGAAAGATTGAAAAAATCACGCTCAGTATCGACCGTCCCAAACTCTCCCCTGAAGAGGAGAAAAAATTGGCGAACGCTCAGCATGCGAAAAGCAGCAGTGATTAAGGACAAAATGCCGAGGGGGAGCCGCTTCCCCCTCGGCCCTCTTTTCAACACATCTCCATGAAAATACGTTGTTCACCTCTTCCTGGAAGGAACCTTAGCTTCTCCTGATTCGATGAATGGGCCACGTTGCTCGCAGAAGACGAGGATACTGTTTCAATGACCAACACCATAAAGCTGCAAATACTTCTGGTTTGCCTTGCAACGTTCGTTTCCCTCGGGACAGGACGTCCATCTCTGGCTGAACCGACTCTTCAGTCCTCTCATCGTCTTGGATACACGAGTTCTGCGGGCTGCCGTCGTTGTCATGAAAAATTCTATCAACTGTGGTCCACGTCTTTTCATGGACAGTCCATGCAGCCGTACAATGACACCCTCGGTGCATCGGTCCTCACTCCACAATCGGAAGCAATCCGTATCCGCGATGCAGCCTATCGAATGCACATCGGAAACGGAGAAGGATTTTTAGAAGAGATCACCGAAGGCACAACCACAACCTACCGCATATCGCAGGTTATCGGCGGAAAAAACGTTTTTTACTTCTTGACGCCCCTGGAAGGGGGACGCTTGCAAACCATGCCCCTTGCTTATGATGTCCGTAAAAAGGAATGGTTCGATATGGCGGGGAGTTCCGTACGCCATTTTATGGGGAGCGAAAGTCAGCCCATCAACTGGAAAGAGTGGCCATACACCTTCAACACGGGATGCTACGGATGCCATGTCAGCCAGCTCTCTACCAACTACAACCCCGAAACCGGAACCTATAGTACCACGTGGACCGAACCCGGTATCAACTGCGAAACCTGCCATGGTCCGGGGGAAGAGCATGTAAAGATCTGCGATGCCGCTCCCAAGGATCAGCCGCCGAAAGATATGAAGCTCATCCGTGGCGGACGTTCTTTCACTCATGCCCAACAAAACGACACCTGTGCCGTGTGTCACGCGAAAACCGTCCCTCTGACGACCTCGTTTACACCCGGAGACCGTTATTTCGATCACTATGACCTCATCGGTTATGAAAGCTCGGACTTCTATCCTGACGGCCGTGATCTCGGAGAAAACTACACACTCACCTCTTGGTCGCGGAGTCCCTGCGTGTTATCCGGTCAGCTCGACTGCATGCATTGCCACACCTCCAGTGGCCGCTACCGATTTGCTGATCCGGCCAAGGCGAACGCAGCCTGCAGTCCCTGCCATGCCGAGCGGGTAGCCGATGCGTCTAGCCATACCCATCACCCTGAGGGGAGCCCTGGGAATCGCTGTATTTCCTGCCATATGCCGATGACCGATTTTGCTCGCATGCGGCGTAGCGACCATTCCATGTTGCCACCGACCCCAGTCACAACAATAGCCTTCGGTTCACCAAACGCGTGCAACATCTGCCACACGGACAAGACCGCGGCCTGGGCAGACAAACAGGTACGTCAGTGGCACAGTAACGGTTACCAAGCTCCGGTTCTCAAACAAGCGCAATGGGTAGATGCCGCAAGGCGTAATGATTGGAGCGACCTTCCAGCCATGCTAACGAGTCTGGAAGACAGTAGAGCGGATGACATATATACCGCTTCGATGATTCGACTTTTGCGGAACTGTCCTGATTCGAGCAAATGGGAATCCATTCTCGTAGCGGCCCAATCTCCTTCGCCGCTGGTGCGGGCGGCAACGGCGGAAGCCCTGTCGGACCTGCCGTCAAAAGAAGCCTTCGCGGTGCTTATTTCGCTCGTAGAAGACGATTACCGTCTTGTTCGGATACAGGCGGCGTCCTCTCTCTCTGGTATCCCTCGTCAAGTTATCGACACGCAACACCTTGCGGCACTGGACCGAGCAACGAAGGAATACGTGGGCTTCCTCAAGACACGACCCGATTTATGGACGTCACAGTACAATTTGGGCAATTATGCTCTCGGACAGGGCGATTCCGAAAAGGCCATTGCCTGTTTTGAAAAGGCACGGCAACTCGACCCGGCCGCAGTGCCTCCATTGGTCAACCTAGCTATTGCCGCAAGTCAAAAAGGAGATACCAGCACGGCCGAAACTGCTCTTCGAGACGCACTCCGCTTGGCACCAGATGATGCCTTGGCACATTTCAACCTGGCTCTGCTTCTGGCGGAACAAAGTGACGCGTCAAATTCGGAAAAACATTTGCGTGCCGCACTGAAAACGGATCCGACCATGGCCGAGGCGAACTACAACCTCGCTATCTTAACTTCCCGGCACAATCTTCAAGAAGCTCTTATCTTGAGTGCCAAGGCGTTGGAATTGAGACCGGGAGACCCTCGTTACGCCTCCCTTCACGCTCATTTTTTATATCAAGCGCAAAATGCCACACAGGAGAAGAAACAAACTCCGTAAGGAGATTCTAATTCTTAGCTCTTTAGGGAAGGGCGGGACATAGTGAGAAAAAGAGGGAGCAGACATCTTTTTAATGCTCAAAAACAGCGCCCGACCGTTGCCGGCCGGGCGCTGTGTCATAATGCAGAATTCGCAGGCTTTAGCGGGGTGAACTCCAACCTTTGTAATCTTTGATGTTATCGCGCGTCACGAGGGTGGAAGGCATAAGGATCATGTCGCTTTCCAGCTTTTTGCCTTCAAGCAATTCCACACCGACATCAACACCCTTCTGGGCCATCGACCAAGGATCCTGGCTGGCCGAAGCGACGATCAGCGTGTTGCCCTTCAGGGCAGCTTCGATGTCAGGAGCGCCGTCAACCGAGGTGATGATCATTTCGTCACGCTTGAGCTGTTTGCATGCTAAGTCAGCACCGATAGCCTGCGGGTCGTTGATGGCGAACACGGCATCGATTTTGGGGAAACGGGTCAAATGGCCCTGCATGACATTGAGTCCGCCATCACGGGAACCCTTGGCGTCCTGGTCGTCAGACAGAATCTTGATGTCGGGGTACTTGGACAGGACATTTTTGCATCCGTCAACACGGTCGGTTACAGCAGAGACTTGAGGACCGTTCTGGATAATGACCTCGCCCTTTTCACCGATCTTATCGATGATATACTGGCAGGCAATTTCACCGGCTTGTACGTTGTTCGTCTGAACAGTGGCATCGGCACCCTTTGCTTTCACGTCGACAGCGATAACGGGAATACCCTCTTTCTGGGCACGTTTAATTGCCGGCTCAATCGCATTGGGATCAACGGCGTTGATCAGAATCATATCCACGCCAGCGGCAATGAAGTTATCAATCTGCGTGAACTGCTTGTTGAGATCGTAATCAGCCGAGAGCGCAATGACTTCAACATCGGGATTATACTCTTTGGCTTTGGCTGTGGCGCCTTTTACCATGGTAACAAAGAACGGATTTCCCAACGATCCCAGAGTGATACCCATTTTTTTGAAATCACGGGCATACGCGGTGCTCAAGGTCAGCAACGAAATGAGGCAGGCCAAAACGAGCTTTTTCATGACAGTTCCTTTGGTTTGAAAGTGAACCCACTCCGACGTTGCCACACAAAAACAACGCCGTTTGCACAACACACAACCATCGATTTATGTCCGGGCCGAACCCTGTAACCGATACCGGTCCAAGGCGACCGCACCAATAATGACCATCCCTTTGATGATGAACTGCCAGACGTCAGAAACACCAACAAGGATGAGTCCATTCGACAAGACGGCAATAATCAACGCCCCGATAAGCGTCCCCCAGATAGAGCCGATCCCACCGACAAAACTCGTCCCACCGAGGATAACAGCCGCGATGGCGTCGAGTTCGTAGGCCATACCGAGCTGCAAACCATTCGCGGCATACAGGCGAGCTGCCGACATGACTCCGCCGAGACCGGCCATAAGCCCTGAAAAGCTGTAAACGAACAAAAGAACGAACCAGACTTTAATCCCAGACAACCGGGCCGCATCCGGATTGCCGCCGACCGCATAGATGTGAACACCCAAAACGGTTCGTCGCAGGATAAACCATGAGAGGAGGATGACGGCAAACGCGATGATGACAAGCCACGGCACTCCAAAAAGTGACTCGTTACCAATAAACGCAAAGGGCATATTCGGATTGAAAACCGTGGTATCATTGCCCAGAAGTCGAGCGACCCCACGTACGCCGGTCAATCCGCCCAAGGTGACGATAAACGGAGGGAGACGTAACCACGCGATGAGCGATCCGTTGAACAAACCGAAAAGCAGTCCCATCCCGAGGCCGGCAGCAATGCCGAGCATGCCATAATCCGGAATGAGTGACCCCATAACGGCCACCATGGCCGAAGCGGCCAATACCGAGCCCACAGACAGGTCAATACCTCCGGTAAGAATGACAAATGTCATCCCAGCCGCCAGGACAGTGTTGATGGATGCCTGTTGCAAAACAATGGACAGGTTCTGTAGGGAAAGAAAGCGACCGGTCAGGAATTGGAATCCAATGCACAGTAGAATGAGCACGGGAAGCATGCCCATGGTTCGAATCAATTCTTGAATGATACGTTTTCTATCTGCCACGCTGCTATGCGGGGCAGAAGGGACGTGTCCGGCCTTTCCCGTAACATCGGGTGTCGCAGTCATTGCATGACCTCCTCGTGCGCTGTGGCGTCGGGTGCATGCACGACGGATGCTCCCGTGGCCAATTCCATGATCGATTCCTGAGTAACGGGGATGTTTGTCTGACCTCCAACCTCGCCGGCGATAACGCCGTCACGCATAACGATCACCCGGTCGGCCATCCCTACGACTTCGGGTAATTCACTCGAAATGACGATGACACCGATGCCATCTTGCGCAAGTTCGTCGATGATACGATAGATTTCAGACTTGGCGCCGATATCGACTCCACGCGTTGGTTCATCAAGGAGCAATACACGTGGTTCGGTTTCTAGCAGTCGCGAGAGCAACACTTTTTGCTGATTTCCACCAGACAATGAGCCTACCGTGACGGCAGGGCTCGCCACGCGAATAGATAACGCGTCGATTGCTGCGTCCGAACGGGTTTTCGCCCTCGTCCGATCAAGAATTCCCAGTGCGTTGGAATCGTTGTCCACAACAATGAGATTGACGTTTTCATGAACGCTCATATCGAGAAAAAGGCCTTGAGCCTTGCGATCTTCAGTCAGATAGACAATACCGGCGTCAATAGCGTCT
Coding sequences within:
- a CDS encoding tetratricopeptide repeat protein — its product is MTNTIKLQILLVCLATFVSLGTGRPSLAEPTLQSSHRLGYTSSAGCRRCHEKFYQLWSTSFHGQSMQPYNDTLGASVLTPQSEAIRIRDAAYRMHIGNGEGFLEEITEGTTTTYRISQVIGGKNVFYFLTPLEGGRLQTMPLAYDVRKKEWFDMAGSSVRHFMGSESQPINWKEWPYTFNTGCYGCHVSQLSTNYNPETGTYSTTWTEPGINCETCHGPGEEHVKICDAAPKDQPPKDMKLIRGGRSFTHAQQNDTCAVCHAKTVPLTTSFTPGDRYFDHYDLIGYESSDFYPDGRDLGENYTLTSWSRSPCVLSGQLDCMHCHTSSGRYRFADPAKANAACSPCHAERVADASSHTHHPEGSPGNRCISCHMPMTDFARMRRSDHSMLPPTPVTTIAFGSPNACNICHTDKTAAWADKQVRQWHSNGYQAPVLKQAQWVDAARRNDWSDLPAMLTSLEDSRADDIYTASMIRLLRNCPDSSKWESILVAAQSPSPLVRAATAEALSDLPSKEAFAVLISLVEDDYRLVRIQAASSLSGIPRQVIDTQHLAALDRATKEYVGFLKTRPDLWTSQYNLGNYALGQGDSEKAIACFEKARQLDPAAVPPLVNLAIAASQKGDTSTAETALRDALRLAPDDALAHFNLALLLAEQSDASNSEKHLRAALKTDPTMAEANYNLAILTSRHNLQEALILSAKALELRPGDPRYASLHAHFLYQAQNATQEKKQTP
- a CDS encoding ABC transporter substrate-binding protein, which translates into the protein MKKLVLACLISLLTLSTAYARDFKKMGITLGSLGNPFFVTMVKGATAKAKEYNPDVEVIALSADYDLNKQFTQIDNFIAAGVDMILINAVDPNAIEPAIKRAQKEGIPVIAVDVKAKGADATVQTNNVQAGEIACQYIIDKIGEKGEVIIQNGPQVSAVTDRVDGCKNVLSKYPDIKILSDDQDAKGSRDGGLNVMQGHLTRFPKIDAVFAINDPQAIGADLACKQLKRDEMIITSVDGAPDIEAALKGNTLIVASASQDPWSMAQKGVDVGVELLEGKKLESDMILMPSTLVTRDNIKDYKGWSSPR
- a CDS encoding ABC transporter permease subunit, producing MTATPDVTGKAGHVPSAPHSSVADRKRIIQELIRTMGMLPVLILLCIGFQFLTGRFLSLQNLSIVLQQASINTVLAAGMTFVILTGGIDLSVGSVLAASAMVAVMGSLIPDYGMLGIAAGLGMGLLFGLFNGSLIAWLRLPPFIVTLGGLTGVRGVARLLGNDTTVFNPNMPFAFIGNESLFGVPWLVIIAFAVILLSWFILRRTVLGVHIYAVGGNPDAARLSGIKVWFVLLFVYSFSGLMAGLGGVMSAARLYAANGLQLGMAYELDAIAAVILGGTSFVGGIGSIWGTLIGALIIAVLSNGLILVGVSDVWQFIIKGMVIIGAVALDRYRLQGSART